In one Chroicocephalus ridibundus chromosome Z, bChrRid1.1, whole genome shotgun sequence genomic region, the following are encoded:
- the NARS1 gene encoding asparagine--tRNA ligase, cytoplasmic, with translation MAGEVLGRTAALALEELYVSEREGNDSTGDGTQKKPFKTVLKALMTAGKEPFPTIYVDSQKENERWAIISKSQMKNVKKLWHREQMKNEAKEKKEAEDLLRREKNLEEAKKVVIKNDPSLPEPKCVKIDALKAYRGQRVKIFGWIHRLRRQGKNLMFVVLRDGTGFLQCVLSDDLCQCYNGLILSTESSVAVYGTLNLVPEGKQAPGGHELNCDYWELIGLAPAGGADNLLNEDSEVDVQLNNRHMMIRGENMSKIFKVRSMVVQAFRDHFFANGYYEVTPPTLVQTQVEGGSTLFKLDYFGEEAYLTQSSQLYLETCIPALGDVFCVAQSYRAEQSRTRRHLAEYTHIEAECPFITFEDLLDRLESLVCDVVDRVLKSPASSLLYDLNPGFQPPKRPFRRMNYTEAIEWLKEHDVKKEDGTYYEFGEDIPEAPERLMTDTINEPILLCRFPAEIKSFYMQRCHDDSRLTESVDVLMPNVGEIVGGSMRTWDSEELLEGYRREGIDPTPYYWYTDQRKYGTCPHGGYGLGLERFLTWILNRHHIRDVCLYPRFVQRCKP, from the exons atggcggGAGAGGTGCTGGGGCGGACGGCGGCGCTGGCCCTGG AAGAGCTGTATGTTTCTGAACGAGAGGGCAACGATTCCACCGGTGATGGGACACAAAAGAAACCGTTCAAGACTGTTCTAAAG gCCTTGATGACAGCAGGAAAGGAACCGTTTCCTACTATTTATGTGgattcacaaaaagaaaatgag AGATGGGCCATTATTTCAAAGTCACAgatgaaaaatgtcaaaaaactGTGGCACAGGGAACAAATGAAGAATGAAgccaaggagaagaaggag gCAGAAGATCTCTTGAGAAGAGAGAAGAACCTGGAGGAAGCTAAAAAAGTTGTTATCAAGAATGATCCTAGTCTTCCGGAGCCAAAATGT GTGAAGATTGATGCTCTGAAGGCTTACAGAGGCCAGAGAGTGAAGATTTTTGGCTGGATTCACAGATTACGGAGACAAG GAAAGAATTTGATGTTTGTTGTTTTGAGAGATGGCACAGGTTTTCTTCAGTGTGTCCTGTCAGATGATCTG tgTCAGTGTTACAACGGGCTAATTCTCTCTACGGAGAGCAGTGTTGCAGTGTACGGTACGCTCAACCTTGTTCCAGAAGGCAAGCAG GCTCCAGGAGGCCACGAGCTGAACTGTGATTACTGGGAGCTTATTGGTCTGGCCCCCGCAGGAGGGGCTGACAATCTGCTCAATGAGGATTCGGAGGTTGATGTGCAGCTTAACAACAGGCATATGATGATTCGAGGGGAGAATATGTCCAAAATCTTCAAGGTGCGCTCCATGGTAGTACAGGCCTTCAGGGATCATTTCTTTGCCAATGGATATTATGAA GTCACTCCGCCAACTTTAGTCCAGACGCAGGTGGAAGGAGGCTCAACCCTATTCAAATTGGACTATTTTGGTGAAGAGGCATACTTGACGCAATCGTCCCAGCTCTATCTGGAGACCTGCATTCCAGCGTTAGGAGATGTCTTCTGTGTTGCTCAGTCATACAGAGCTGAGCAGTCCAGGACCCGCAGGCACTTGGCAGA ATACACTCACATTGAAGCTGAATGTCCTTTTATAACTTTCGAGGATTTATTGGACCGTCTGGAGAGCTTGGTTTGTGACGTAGTGGACAGAGTCTTGAAATCACCTGCATCAAGCTTACTGTATGACCTCAACCCG GGCTTCCAGCCCCCTAAACGTCCTTTCCGACGAATGAACTATACTGAAGCCATTGAGTGGTTAAAGGAACACGATGTGAAGAAGGAAGATGGCACTTACTATGAGTTTGGAGAA GATATTCCTGAAGCTCCTGAGAGGCTGATGACAGACACCATTAATGAGCCCATCTTGTTGTGCCGATTTCCTGCGGAGATCAAGTCTTTCTATATGCAGCGCTGCCATGACGATTCCCGGCTTACCGAGTCT GTTGATGTGCTGATGCCTAATGTTGGTGAGATCGTTGGAGGCTCCATGCGTACCTGGGATAGTGAGGAGCTACTTGAAGGCTACAGGAGAGAGGGCATCGATCCCACGCCGTACTACTGGTACACTGACCAG agaaaatatgGCACGTGCCCTCATGGTGGCTATGGTTTGGGATTAGAACGGTTCCTAACCTGGATTCTGAACAGACACCATATCCGAGATGTCTGTCTCTATCCACGCTTTGTCCAGCGCTGCAAACCTTAG